GCGCGCGCCGGACGCTCCTGCGTCCGGAGGCCGCGTCGTGCCGAACCCGCCCCCTCGCGCGCTCATTCCGGTCGCGAACCTGGCCGGCCCTCCGGGGGAGGAGTTTCTCCTCGCCTTGCGCGCCGTTCTCGAGGAGCGCGGGTTCCCCTCTCTCCGCATCGACTCGGTGGAGGTTCGCTATCGGGTGCAGGGGGAAGAGGGGGGCGAGCTGACGGGCGAGGATCTTCTGGAGCGCATCCGCGCCGGCGAGGATCCTCCGCTCCTCTTCTTCGCGGCGGGAGAAGGATCGGAGGAGAGCCGCGCGCTCCTCAGGAACGGCGACACGACCCTTCTTCTCATCGGGAGCGAGGTCGAAGATCTCCGGCGCGCGTATCAGTTTATCCGTGAACTGTCTAGGGTCGAAGGGGGGACGCTCCCGACACTCGTGCCGATCCGGAGATCCGCCGGCCCGTGGAACCGACTCGCCCCGGAGCGGCTCGGCGAGGCGGCGGCGGAGTTCCTCGGGTGGCGTCTTTCGGTATGGGGGGGAGGGGATCCGGAAATCGTCGCCGGGCTTCTCGCGGCGAGGCTCGATCGGATGCGCGAGCGGCGCGAGGGAGGAGTCGATCCCCTCGTGCGCCGGCTGAACGTCGTGCTCGGGGGTGCGCCATGAGGAAAGTCCCATCTCCCGAAACGACGTTCATCGTCGCGCGCCAGAACGCGCACCGCGATCTCGTCTCGTGGGCGATCGAGCACCCGGCCGTGGTCGCTGAGGATTTCGAGATCCTCGCGACCTGGGTTCCCCTCCCGGACGGGGAGGAGATCCCGATCCTCGGCGGGAGGAGCGACGGAACGGTGAGCGTGATCGACGTTCTCGAGGACGAGATGCGAACCTTCTATCGGCAAGGCCGGATCGTCTCCTTCGTTCGCAGCCGGGTCGAATGGCTGCGGCGGGCGTTCCGCGATCGCACTCTCGATCCGGGGCGCGGTCTTCATCTCATCGTTCTTGGCGAGGACTTCTCGCCTTCGTTCGTCGATGCGATGGCGGGGCTCGCCGTTTCGGAGCTCGTGCTCCTTCGGGTGCGGGATCTGGAGAGCAGCGACGGGCGACGGGTCGTTCTCGTGGAGCGCGAGAGAAGCCGGATGAAGGTGATCGAGAAGGCCCTCTCGACGGGGGGGCTCACGGCGGAGGAGGAGCGCTTCTTCGCGCGCCTCGAGGAGGAGCGGGAGAGCCTGCGGCCTCGGGAGGGGGCGGGATGATCCTTCTCTGGTTGCTCCTTCTCGCGGCGGTCTACGTGCTGATCGCCATTGTCGTCGGGAAGGTCTGCGCGATCAACTCCAGGTGGGAGCGAACGGTCGACGGGATCGATCCGACGGACTGCCCGGACAACTCTCCCTCGCGCGAGGGATTCGTCCGGTCCCTCGAAGGAGAGGAGTCTCGGCGCGCCGGTCCGTGATTCCCGCGAACCCTCGATTCCCGCTTAAGAGGGGACCGGACGCGTCGCCGTATCCTCTCCGCCATCTTCCGCTCGGGCGCCGAGCCGCGGTATAGTCTCCCTGCGGGGCGCGGTCCTCCTGCGAGCGCCTCGGCGTCTCGGAGGATCCCCGTGAAACGGCGCGCGCGGAGTCCCTATTTCATCGGCTTCTGGATCGCGCTTCTCGCGCTCGCTCTCAGGCTCTATCGCCTCGATTGGGGATTCCCGGAGGTCTACGAAGAGGCGACTGCGGTACAGAAGGCGTGGGGCTTCTGGGGGTGGGGCGAGGAAGGTTTCGATTTTAACCCTCGCTTCTTCAACTATCCATCGCTCTATTTCTATCTTCAGTTCGGCGTGCAGGCGCTCCTTCGGGCCGGGGGTCGGATCGCCGGGGCGTTCCCGGATGCGGCCGCCTTCCAAGCCGCTTACCATCTCGATCCCTCTCTTTTCGTGGGCGCGGGACGGCTCCTGACGGCTCTCCTCGGGGCGGCGACGGTCTTCGTTCTCTTCGCGATCGGCCTCGCCGCGGGAGGAAGTCGGGTCGCGATCCCGGCGGCTCTCTTTCTCGCGCTTCACTCGACGCACGTCCAGAAGTCCCGATTCGTCGAAGTGGACGTGGCGACGACCTTCTTCGCCGTTCTTTCCCTCTTCTTCGCCGTGCGGCACGCGCGGGGTGAGCGGCCGCGCGCGATTCACTTCGCGGCCGCCGCGGCCGGCCTTGCCGCCGCCACCAAGTACCCCGGCGCTCTCTTTCTCCTTAACCTGCCGCTCGCCGAACGCCTCCGCCCGGAGCCATTCCGGATTCGGCGCGTTCTTCTCGCGGTTCTCATCGCGGCGTGTGTCTTCTTCGCCGCAAGCCCGTACGTCCTCCTCGATTTCGCTTCGTTCCTGCGCGACGTGGGCGCCGAGCGTCTTCACATGAGGGAAGGGCATTTCGGCGGGACCGGCGAAGGGGTGAAGGGAGCGCTCGCGCTCTTCGCGAACGGGTTCGGCCCGCTCCTTTTCAGCGTCGCGCTGCTCGGTCTCGCGGCCGCTCTCCTCCGGCCGCGGGGCGTCGAGCGGGTTCTCCTCCCGATTCCCGCAGTCTTCTTCGTCCTCCTCTCGGCGAGCCGGATGCAGGCTCCGCACTATCCGCTCCCCGCGGTTCCGCCCTTGGCGCTTCTCGCGGCGCTCGCTCTCGACCGCGCGCTTCCCGAAGGGCTTCGCGGGAAAGCGGGCCTTCACGCCGCGGCCGTCCTTCTTCTCCTTCTCGCGCCCGCCCTCGCGACGGGGCGGGAGGCCGTTCGCCTCGGCGAGAGGGACACGCGAACCGAGGCGCGCGCGTGGATCGAGACGTTCGTCCCGCACGGAGCGCTCGTGCTGGTCGAGCCCCACGGGCCGAACCTCCGCTCCTCGAGCGAGCTTCGGAGGTACGCGGAGGAGGAGGAGTTCGCGCCGATCCGAGAGACGCTTCTCGTCCCGACGAAGGCGAAGCCCTGGTATCGCACCGCGATCCTCCCCTCCTTTTCGATCGACGTCGATCGCGCCGCCCGTTTCTACCGGTTCGAGTCGTATCAGTGGTTCGACTACGTGGTCCTCTCCGAGGAGATCGGCGCGAGGTATCGAGGCGATCCGGCTCGGTTCCCGGTCCAGAACGCTTTCTACGAGGAGATCGGGAAGCGATTCCGGCCGGTCGCCCGCTTCGCGTCCGAAGCGGGGGCCGGGCCTGAGATCCGTGTGCTTCGACGGGATCCGGCCGCTCCGCCCCGCACCGACGTCAGGCTCGATCCGGCGGGGGGATCCGATCGGGAGTTCATCGAGTTCACCCGCACGATCGGCTTTCTCTACGGTGAGACCGGGCACATCGACGGAGCGCTCGCGCTGTATGGCGCGCTTCTCAGGCTCGTGCCCGGGGATCCCGAGACGCTGCACCAACGCGGAATCCTCTCCGCCCGGACAGGGGACGGGGCGGGAGCCGTGCGTGCGCTTCGCGCGGCCGCGGAGGCCGATCCGGGAAGCCGTCGGATCCGGATGAGCCTCGCCGTGCTCCTCTGCCAGGGAGATCGTCCGGAGGAAGGGATCGCGCTCCTCCGCAGGCTTCTCGCCGAGAAGGAGGAGGCGGAGGTGCACGGCAACCTCGCCTCCGCCCTCATCCAATCAGGTCGGGAAGCGGAGGCGATCCCCCACCTGCGCCGATTTCTCGAGATCTCCCCCGGGCATCCCCGCGCCGAGGATGTCCGCCGGCTTCTTCAGTCCTTGGAGGAGTGAGGCCTTCCGCGGCGGCCCCGGCGCCGGGAGAAGAAAAAAAGCTCGCGAGTGAATCGCGGATCTGCTATGCTAATCGCTGGGCGGCAAGCCCTCTCGCCGACACCTTGCCCATCGAACCGCTGGGTTCTCTTGGATAGTCTGTAGACAGGAAGCGGCTACACGGTCAGCTCCTGGGCATGGTCTCGACCGGCGCGGTCCGGGGAACTGCCGGCGTTCGAGCCCGAGCGCCTCTCCTAACTTCTTGAAAGACAGTGGATTTTATCGATCGGTCTCCCGAGGGCTCCCCCCGTTGCCGTCCGCGGGTCCTCTGGTACCGAACTTGCGGAGGGTCCGCTGGGGTTTCCGTTCCTGCCTAGAGGGAAAGGGGGTCTCGCGTATGTAAATGAAGATCGCGATCGTTCTCGGGGTGCTTGTTGGGTACTTTGTCTTGGCTTTTGCGATCGCCCGCTTCTGCGCGGTGAACGCCGGATGGGAACGGGCGGCGGATCTCGTCCCTCCGAGCGGAGGAGAGGATCTAGCCGTGCCCGAACGGAAGGCGTTGAAACAGCCGGAACGAGAGAACGGCCCCGCAGCGGAGACAGGCGGTCGGAAGGAGGCGTAGAGACGGCGCATTGTTATTGACTGGATTCGAGTTCGAACGATCGGGGATCGAAGCGCTCGTAGCGCCAGGGGGTAACCGATCGACGGGGTCCGGAGGGGCCGGAGCGCCGGTCTCCGGACCTCGTGTTGTTTCTGGAATCGCCGGGCGCCTACAGGCAGATCCGCCTTGACACGCGCAGGCGGTTGAGTATAATGAAGTTAGCAGGCCGGTTCCCCGGTATCCAGCCTGCGTGCGGAGAGGAGGCGATCATGGTTCGATGCTACCTCCGGGCTCTCGTCGCGGTCGCCGCGATCCTCACTCTGGGGCTTCCCCTCGCCTTCGGTGCCGACGCGTATCCGGATCCCAAGCCGGTCGCGGAGAAGGATGTGGACCCGGACGGCTTAGAGGGTATCTGGCTGGGAGCGCCGGCCCCGACGGAAGAGGGGGGCGCGGTGGGCCGCTTGTCGGCGGATGCCCTTGTGCGCGGCTTCGTCCTGGCGGTCCGGTTGATCGTTCCGTAGATCGGGCGGCGCGAGGTGTCTGATCGCCCGGCCGCGCCGGCGGCCGCGAGGCGGGGGCCCCGGCCTCCAGGGGGAAGGGCATGGATTCCGACGATCCGCGAGCCCGAGCGAATCGAGAGATCGAGGAGAGCGATCGCGAGGACGGGCGGTTCGAGACAATCGATCGGCTCGAGGATCTCGCGGATCTCTATCTCGCGTCGGACAACTACGATCAGGCGCTCCTTCAGTGTGAAAAGATTTCCTCTTCACCATTTTATGATGCTCTCCCCGATGGGAGGCGGGCGCGAGTGCTCTACCGGGCGGCCCGGGCTCATCTGGCGATGGGCGGGCTGGAGGACGGGCTTCGCCTCGTTCGGAGTGCGGAACGCCTCGTCGCCCCCGGCGAGAACCCTCTTCTCGCGGGGATGATCGCGGCCCTCGCGGGACGCGTCCTTCGCCGGCTGGGAAACCACAGCGACGCGCTCGCCGAGTCCCTTCGCGCTCTCGATCTGCTCCGCCGTACGAACGAGAACCGGGAGATCGCTCTCGTCCAGCTCACCTCGGGTTCGATCTTCCTCCGCAGGGGGAATCGCGGCGAGGCGGTTCGTTTCTATCAGGACGCGCTCTCGACGTATCGCCGGATCGACGACGAAGAGGGGATGGCGAAGGCGTACAACAACCTCGGGGTCGCCTACAAGGACCTCTGTCAATGGGAGAACGCCGCCCAGGCGCTCAAGAAGGCGATGGAGATCGATCGCCGGTTCGGGAACTACGCGGGCGTGGCTCTCCGCATGCTGAACCTCGGTCTCATTCACTTCCTGCGCGGAGAATGGCGGGAATCCCGGCGCCGAACGGAGAAAAGCCTTCATATGTCAAGAGCCGTCAAGGACGGCCTGGGCATCGTGCTCTCTTCGCTCGCGCTCGCGCGCATCGCGCGGCATGAACGGAAGTGGAGCGAGGCCAGGCGGCACGCGCTCGAGGCGCTGCGTCTCTCGAAGGCGAGCGGAAACCGCCGGGAGACCGCCGCCTCGTACGAGGAGCTCGGCGCCTGGTGTCTCGATCGGAGTCGCTTCTCCGCCGCGCGCGCGCTTCTCTCCAAGTCGCTCGCGGTGGCCGAACGGATCGAGGAGACGAGCGATCACGTTGCGGAGATCCACCGGCGTCTTTCCGAGGAAGCGGCCGCCTCGAACCGTCCGGTGGAAGCGATCGCGCTCGCGAAGAAGTCGCTCCGGGCGGCGGCGCGGATCCGCAATGCGCGCCTCGTGGGGATCGGGCTTCGCGCGCTCGCCGCGGCGCACCGGCTTCACGGAACCACGAAGCTCGCCGCCTACTACGCG
This portion of the Candidatus Eisenbacteria bacterium genome encodes:
- a CDS encoding glycosyltransferase family 39 protein; protein product: MKRRARSPYFIGFWIALLALALRLYRLDWGFPEVYEEATAVQKAWGFWGWGEEGFDFNPRFFNYPSLYFYLQFGVQALLRAGGRIAGAFPDAAAFQAAYHLDPSLFVGAGRLLTALLGAATVFVLFAIGLAAGGSRVAIPAALFLALHSTHVQKSRFVEVDVATTFFAVLSLFFAVRHARGERPRAIHFAAAAAGLAAATKYPGALFLLNLPLAERLRPEPFRIRRVLLAVLIAACVFFAASPYVLLDFASFLRDVGAERLHMREGHFGGTGEGVKGALALFANGFGPLLFSVALLGLAAALLRPRGVERVLLPIPAVFFVLLSASRMQAPHYPLPAVPPLALLAALALDRALPEGLRGKAGLHAAAVLLLLLAPALATGREAVRLGERDTRTEARAWIETFVPHGALVLVEPHGPNLRSSSELRRYAEEEEFAPIRETLLVPTKAKPWYRTAILPSFSIDVDRAARFYRFESYQWFDYVVLSEEIGARYRGDPARFPVQNAFYEEIGKRFRPVARFASEAGAGPEIRVLRRDPAAPPRTDVRLDPAGGSDREFIEFTRTIGFLYGETGHIDGALALYGALLRLVPGDPETLHQRGILSARTGDGAGAVRALRAAAEADPGSRRIRMSLAVLLCQGDRPEEGIALLRRLLAEKEEAEVHGNLASALIQSGREAEAIPHLRRFLEISPGHPRAEDVRRLLQSLEE